In Streptomyces venezuelae, the sequence GTACACCCGGGCTCCGGGGAAGGCCTCCTTGGAGAACACCTCCACCCCGTAGACCTCGAACACCGCCGTGCGGCCGTCGTAGCGCTCCACCTCGATGTGGTTGCCCGGCTTGAGCGAGCCGAGGCCGTAGAAGACGGCGGGGCCCTGCGCGTTGTCCACGTGCCCGACGATCACCGCGGAGCCCCGCTGGCCCGGCGAGATGCCGTTGAGGTACCAGCCGGCGAGATTGCGGTCCTGCGGGGGAGGCGCGTCGATCCAGCCCTCCGCGTCCAGCCCGACCGTCATCACCGGCGCGTCCACGTTGATCGTGGGAATCCGGATGCGCTGGACCGACGAGTGCTCCAGCACCTCCATGTCCGCGGGGGGTGTGGGCGGATTCGCCGGCAGCTGGTCGGAGGTCACCGCGACGGCCGAGGCCGCGGTGGGCTGCGGAGGCCCGTCGCCGACGTCCACACCGTTGCGCACCATGGCGAGCCCGGTGAGCATGACCAGGGCGAGTACGCCCCACGGCGAGTATCTGCGTTTCTGCCCGGTCTCGTCCTCGCCCATGGTTCTCCCTTCCCGACGCGGGGGTCCCGACCCGCGTTCCTGTCCCGCCCCTGTACGCCCTGCTCCACGCACGCTAAGGCCGAGCCGGAGGGACGGCGAGGGGGGAAGGGCGAACGGGTGGCCGCCACCCGGAGGGAGCCGGAAGGGATGCGCCCATCCAGGTAATCGTCACATAAATGCCTGACGGGTCGTGACCTGCGGATCCGTCAGCTGCATTTCCCGCCCTTCGGCGTGTCGCTCAACCGGGCGGCCCAAAGCCGGAAATGCGGAGGTTGCGGGACGACCCGAGGGTTCGACGTGGGAGGCGTTCTCGTCGATCATCCGGGGCCGACGCTCCGGGGCGCTTTCCGCTGGAGGTTCCACCATGCGTGTTGTGCGCGCTCTTACCGTGGCGGCGGCAGCCTGCGCCGTGATCGGCCTCAGTGCCCCGTTCGCCTCCGCGAACCAGGATCCCGGGGGCCGGGGTGGGAACGGGGGTGGGAACGGCCCCAGCAACATCTCCGTCAACCCGTACTCCGTGCACCAGGGATCCACGATGCAGGTGAGCGCGGCGGGCTGCGGACACGGCGGTACCGTCGCCTCGCCCGGCAACTTTCCACCGGCCAACCTGTCCGCGGGCTCGATCGGCTTCGCGACCGTCCGGATCTTCAACCACGCCTCGCCGGGCCACCACACGCTGTCGGTCAAGTGCAACGACAGCAACCTCATCGCCACCCACCGCTTCACGATCCTTGAGGGCAACCCCTCGCAGGGCGGCATCGGCGGGTCCTTCGGCCCGTCCACCGCCGAGACCGCCATCGGTGCGGGCCTCGTCGGCGCCGCGGCCCTGGGCGCGGGCGCCCACGTGGTACGCCGTCGCCGCCCGCTCCGCAGCCGGGCCTGACCGGTATCCCCGGATCCGGATCCCCCGCTACCGCCGATCGCCCCGAGTCCTCGTCAGGACTCGGGGCGATCGGCGGTAGCGGGGGATGGCCGGCGGCGTCAGTGGCTACGGTCGGACCCCCTGCGGCGCAGGGCGAACACGGTGCCGCCCGCGGCGGCGAGGAACAGGCCCGCGCCGGCGCCGAGCTCCACGGGATCCATGCCGGCCACACTGCCGCCCAGGCCGCCGCGGACACCGAGTGCGGAGGACGGGGTCGGGAGGAGGGCCGTGCCCGTGCCGGTGCCGGTCCGGGTGGAGCTCGTGGTGGGGCCGGTGACGCCGCCGGCGATCGTCAGGTCGGCCGAACCGGTCTCCCCGTTGCAGGTGAAGGAGACGGAGTAGACGGCTCCGCGCCGGGCGTCCCGGTCCACGGTCACCCGTACGGTCTGGCCACGCGAGATGCTCACGGTGTCGAAGACCCCGGAGGAGGCAGTGGCGTAGGCGGCGTTGCAGCGGCTGACCGCGAGGACCGTCTGCCCCCCGGGGGCGACGGTCGAAGGCGTGAGGGTGAAGCCGAACGAGGTGATGGGCTGGGCCTCGGCAGCGGTCGCGGCGGGCGCGCCGAGGAGGCCGAGCGTGAGTACGGCGCCAGTGGCACCGGCGCTCAGCAGGGCGGTGGCGGAGGTACGTATCGCACCCATGGTTCATTCTCCGGATCCCCGAGGAGCATCCGCGGAACGGTTTTCCGCACGTGGGGGGTCGTGCGCCTCGATGTCCGACACGCTAGGTCGGGGTGCGGTGACCCGCGATCAGGAACGGGCGAATGGGGCATGCCCGTGGGCCGAACCGGGGACGGGCGACCCGTTCCCGGTTTGCGGACGGCGTGATCCGGAGGAGAAGGGCTAGCCGCCGAGGTCCAGGTGGGGGAACTGGGTGGAGAACGGCTCGGCGGTGGCGGAGATGCCCCGCCCGAACGGTGCGTCGAAGTCCCAGATCAGGAACAGCAGGAACGCGATGAGGGCACTGAACAGACCCGCCAGCAGCATCTCGCGGAACGACCGCCTGATCTGCAGGGTGAAGATCAGGCCCACGGTCACCAGGGCGCCGACGATCAGTCCGAACCACACCACTCCCGGCATGGTGGCCCCGGCGCTCGAACCGCGTGCGCTGCGGGCGTCGTCGACGACCGCGACCTGGTCGACCAGCGGCTGGTAGGCCTGCCCCTCGTGGTCGGTCTGCGGCTCGTAGTCGGTGACGTCCCGGCGGATACGTTCCAGCAGCTCGCCGCCGTGCTCGCTGAGCTCGCCGTGGTCGGCCATCCGCTTCCACTCCGTGTCCACGACGTAGGTCACGTACGCGTCGACATCGGACCGGATCCTCTTGCGCACCTCGGCCGGGTAGACCTCGGAGCGGACACTGATCTCGTGCAGCGCCTGGGCCTCCTGGCGCACGTACTCCTGGGCGGCCCCGCGGCCCTCCCATACGCCGGCGATCGCCAGACCCAGCACGATCGCGTAGATCACCCCGATCATCATCGTCATGTACTCGATGACGTCCGGGGTCTCGTTCGGATCGTCGTCGTCGCCGATCCTCCTGTGGTTCAAGAAGGCGATGGACAGCACCACGGCACAGGCCGCGGCCATCGCGAGGGACAGGACGAGCCATTCCGACAAGATGACTCCCAATCGGTTACTGGTGGGACGGAAGAAGTGCTAGCGCGGGCGCAGCGCGACGATCGCGAGCACCGCGGGTGCCGCGGTCATCAAGGTGAAAGTCACCGGCGAGATGTGGTGCTCGGCGGGTTTGCGGGCGGCCGCGTGATACGCGGGTCGGGCCACCGGTTTCCGCGGCACGGGTTTCACCTCTGGGGCGGGTGGTGGCAGTGGGGCAGGTGGTGGCGGTGCGGGCGCCCTGACCACGCGCGGCGCCGGGGGCGTCGGCTTCGGCGGGGGAGGCGGGGGCAGGACCGGCTTCGGTACGGGCTTCGGCGCCGGCGCGGGCGGCGGCGGTGGTTTCGGCGGCGCGGGCTTCGGGGGCGGCGGGGGCTCGGGCGGGGGCGGCGGGGGAGTCGGCTCGGGGGGCGGCGTGGGCTTCGGCGGCTTCGGTGGCTTCGGTGGCGGCTTCGGCGGGCAGGGCGGAGGGGGCGGCGGCGGTGGGCAGTGGGGATGGCCGTGACGGCCTCCGCCCTGCCCGCCTCCACGGCGTTTCCCGTGGTCGGAGCCCTGGTCGTCACCGTGATGTCCGCCACGCGGTCCGCGTTCGCGGTCGTTGCCGCCGGCCGCCGCGGCCACCACGGTGGCGGCGGGGCCGTCGCCGGAGTCGGTCGTCGCGTAGGCGCGGCTATCAGCCACGGCCGGCGTGACGGACAAGGCCGCCCACAGCAGGACCGGGACTGCCAGCAAGCGCCTGGCACAGGCTCTGTTCACCCCGGGAGCATGGGCCCGCGCGCGCCCGGGCACGCGAGGCTCGGCCCCTGGTTCGCCTGAACGGGTGGACTGCCGACCAGAGAGGTTTGAGCCACCCGTGGGTCGGTAGTGTGGTGACTCCGATCGCTCCTCAGCCAATTCCCATAAGGGACTTGTCGGTATCGGTCATTCCCTCGTCCGGCGTGGCGGTGCCTTTGGTGTGTGACGAAGAACGGATCGCCAATTTCCGCTTTTGCTCGCCCTGTTGGGAAATGATCAGTACATTCGGCTCGGACAGGAGTCCGACCTCACACGGACGACCGCAGGACCAACGCTTGGAGACCCCGATGGAGCGCCCCGCCTGGGCCCCGCCAGGCATCGACATATCGGTGCCGAGCGTGTCCCGCATCTATGATTACTACCTGGGCGGGTCCCACAATTTCGAGGTCGACCGCCAGACGGCTCGCCGGGCCATGGAATTCATGCCGGGACTGCCCAAGATCATGCAGGCCAACCGGGCATTCATGCGCCGTGCCGTCCGGCACGCCGTCGCCGAGGGCGTCACGCAGTTCCTCGACATCGGCTCCGGCATCCCCACCTTCGGCAACGTCCACGAGATCGCCCAGGCCGCCAGCCCGCAGGCGCGCGTCGTCTACGTCGACCACGACCCGGTGGCCGTCGCGCACAGCCGGGCCGTCCTCACGGGAGACGACCAGAGCGACATCGTCGCCGCCGACCTGCGCAAGCCCAAGGAGATCCTGGACGCCCCCGAGGTCGGCAGGCTGCTCGACCTCGGCCGCCCGGTCGCGCTCCTGCTCGTCGCCGTCCTGCACTTCCTGGAGGACACGGACGCCCCGTACGCCGCCGTCGCCGAACTGCGCGACGCGCTGGCCCCCGGCAGCATGCTGATTCTCACGCACGCCTCGTACGAGGGGATTCCGCTCACCCAGGAAACCGCCGCCGGCACCGTGGGCGTCTACCGCGACATGCGCAATCCTCTCGTCATGCGTACCCGGGAACAGATCAGCGGCTTCTTCGACGGGTTCGAGATGCTGGAGCCGGGCCTCGTGTCCATGCCCGACTGGAGGCCGGACCGGCCGGACGAGGGCGAGGACGGCGAGACACCGGAAGACCCCTACGCCTTCTCGGGCTTCGGCGGCGTGGGACGCAAGGCGTGAGACTTCCGGCACAGACGGCGGGCGCGCCGAAGTTCGCTGCGGCACCGGCCGTGGCCGCGGCGCCGGCCAGCGGGTCCGCCGCGGCCCCGCACGGCGGCATCGAGGACCGGATCGCCCGCTTCGCCACGATCTGGGGCCGGGCGATCTTCCCGGTCACGGCGACCTCGCTGACCCGCCCCGAGTTCGAACGGCACCTCGTCCCCCTCACCCGGACGCTCACCGAGGCCCTGCACGCCCGGCCCTTCGACGCCTCGGTCGCCCAGCAGGTGGGGGCGGAACTCGTCGCCGTGCACTGCACCGACCCCGAGGCCCTGGCGGGCACCCTCGGCGTGATCGAGTCGTACCTGGTGCTCTACTGCGGCCCGGACGGACCCGAGGGCTCCGGCGTGGAGGGCACCGAGGAGTACCGCTCCCGCTGCGCCCGGCTGCAGCACGCGATCGCGGCGGGATATGCCCGCGCACTGCGCGAGCGCACCCTCAGGGAGCAGGAGGCCATCGCGCGCTCCGCGCTGACCGCGCGCAGCGACGCGCAGCAGGCCCTGCACGCGAGCGAGGAGCGCTTCCGGGCGGTCTTCGAGGGCGCGGCCGTGGGGATCGGCATCGCCGACCTCGACGGGAACGTCCTGGAGGTCAACGACACCCTGCTGCAGATGTTCGGCGGCCTGGAGGGACACGTCCGCAGCCGCAACGTCAGCGAGTGGGGGCACCCCGACGACACCCCGCACGTCTGGCGGATGTACGGCGAGCTGGTGCGCGGCGAGCGCGAGAGCTACCGCGTGGAGAAGCCGTACTACCGGCACGACGGCACCGTGCTCTGGACCAATCTGACGGTGTCGCTGCTGCGCGACGCCGACGGGAAGCCGCAGTACCAGCTGGCGCTGATGGAGGACACCACCGAACGCCGGCTGCTGAACCTGCGCCTGCGCTACGAGGCCACCCACGACGCCCTGACCGGTCTGCCCAACCGGACGCTGTTCTTCGAACGGCTGGAGAAGGCCCTGGGCGGGGCCGGAGGCGACCACTACGGCCTGTGCTATCTCGACCTCGACGGCTTCAAGGCGGTCAACGACAGCCTCGGGCACTCGGCGGGCGACCGGCTGCTGGTGGAGGTCGCCGACCGGCTGCAGAGCTGTGCGACCGGCCCCGGCGAGGTGGTGGCCCGGCTGGGCGGCGACGAGTTCGTCGCCCTGACCACCGGCTCCGACACCGAGCAGAAGGTGACCGAGCTGGCGGTCCGCATACTGACCGCCCTGTCCACCCCGATCCGGCTGGAGGGCCGGGAACTGACGGTCCGGGGCAGCATCGGCATCGTCGAGGGCCGGGCCAAGGAACGCACCCCGGCGGAGGTGCTGCGCAGCGCCGACATCACGATGTACCGGGCCAAGGCGGCCGGCGGCAACCGCTTCGAATTCGCCGACGCCGAGGCGGACGCCCGCGCGATCACCCGCCACGGCCTGACCAACGCCCTGCCCGCGGCGCTGGAACGCGGCGAGTTCTTCATCGAGTACCAGCCGCTCGTCCACATGCGTGACGGCAGCGTGCACGGGGCCGAGGCGCTGGTGCGCTGGTCGCACCCGCAGTACGGGGTCCTCGGCCCGGACCGTTTCATCCCGCTCGCCGAGCGGACCGGGCTGATCGTGCCGCTCGGGCGCTGGGTGCTGGAGGAAGCCGTCCGCCAGGCCCGTATCTGGCAGCGCCAGCACGGAGGCGCGGCCCTGCGGATCAACGTCAACCTCTCGCCGACCCAGCTGCACCACCCGGGCCTGGTCGCCGACACGGTGGCGGTGCTGGAGAAGTCCGGCCTGGCTCCCGGTGCGCTGTGCCTGGAGGTCACCGAATCGGCCCTGATAGGGGCCGACGACGAACTCCTGGAACCGCTGCGCCGGCTCGCCGCCCTCGGTGTGGACATCGCCCTCGACGACTTCGGTACCGGCTACTCGAACCTGGCCAACCTGCGACGGCTGCCGGTCAGCGTTCTGAAGCTCGACCGCTCCTTCACCCAGGGGATGCAGCAGCAGCCCGCCAACCCGGTCGACGTCAAGATCGTGGAGGGGATCGTCGCCCTGGCGCACAGCCTCGAACTCGCCGTCACCGTCGAGGGAGTGGAGACCGGAGCCCAGGCCGCCCAGCTGCGGGCCCTCGGCTGTGACACCGCACAGGGCTGGTACTACGCCCGGCCCGGGGCCCCGGACCGCATCCACACCCTCTCCCTCTCGGACGCGGTGCCCACGCCCTCCTGACGTCCCCCGTCGGGCGGGCGGTGCCGGCCCCCCGGCCCGAGGGGGCCCGGGCCGCCTCGGCTTCAGGCGTGCGGTGCCCCTCATTCCAGGCCGACCTCCGTCCCACGGCCGGGGGTCCGGACCGCTTCCACGACCCGCTCGTACCGCTCGGCCGTGTCGGCCAGGACCCCCGCGGCCACCGGCAGCCGCTCCGCCTCGTATGCGTCGAGCGCCGCGTCCGCGTCCGCGTCCGGCCCGGAGAGGGCGGCGGCCAAGGCGCGGCCGAGCGCCGCCGCGTCCTCGATCCCGGTGTTCATGCCCAGCCCGCCGGCTATGGGGTGCACGTGCGCGGCATCCCCGGCGAGCAGGACCCGGCCCTCCCGCATCCGCGTGGCCATGCGGACGTTGACGCGCCAGGAGGAGAGCCAGGTGGGGTCCTCCAGCCGGACGCCCGGCACCCCGGCGCACCGGTCGAAGATCCGCTGGAAGCTCTCCAGGGAGGGCGGCAGGGGCTCGCCGTGCTCGTCCTGCTCGGGTGAGGCCTGCAGCTGGAAGGAGTCCGTCCCCGGCATCGGGCACAGGAGCATCCCCCCACCCTCCGAGGTGAACCACTGGTGCCAGACGTCCCGGCCGAGCCCCGGCGCCCTGACGTCGCCGATGACCATCGCGGGCTCCTTCTCCCCGTTCCCCTCGAAGGGGATGCCGAGCAGCTTGCGGGTGGTGCTGCGCCCGCCGTCGCACCCGGCGAGATAGCGGGCCGTGATCACGCCTCCGTCCGCCAGCTCGACCCGCACCCCCTCCTCGTCCTGGGTGATGCCGGCGAGCTCCGCCCCGTACTCGACGTGCACGCCCAGTGCGGCCAGCCGGTCGCGCAGCGCCTCCTCGGTCTGCCACTGGCCGATCAGCAGGCCGGCGTCCTCCGGGGTGGGGGTGTCGTTGATGTGCTCGCCGTCGAAGTACTTGCGCAGGACCACTCCCGCGGTGCCGGCGGCGATCAGGGGTTCGGCCATGCCGAGTTCCTCGAAGATCGCGAGACTGCCGGCCCGCAGTCCCTTGCCCCGGGACTCCCGGTGCGGTTCGGTGCGGCGCTCGATGACGCGGACGGCGAATCCGCGCTGGGCGAGACCGCAGGCGAGCGTCAGCCCGGTGGGGCCGGATCCGGCGATCAGTACATCGGTGTGGTTCATGGGAGGTCCTCTCCTCGTCGATGTCCCAAGGAAAGCGGCTCCCGCCAGAAAAAGCAACCCGGTAACAAAAATAACCCGGTCTCTGATTCGTGCTACGCTGTGCGCATGGAGAACACGACGGGTCTGCGCGAGAGCAAGAAGCTCCGTACGCGCCGGCAGCTGGCGGACACGGCGCTGGAGCTGTTCCTGGAGCGGGGTTTCGACGCCGTGTCGGTGGCGGATGTCGCTGCTGCGGCCGAGGTGTCCAAACCGACCCTCTTCCGGTACTTCCCGACCAAGGAGGACCTGCTCCTCGACCGGTTCGCCGACCATCAGGACGAGGTGGCGCGCATCGTCCGCGAGAGGCCCGCGGGCCGGACGCCGGTGGCGGCCGTGCACGCGCACTTCCTGACGGCCCTCGCCGAGCGGGACCCGATCACGGGGCTCTGTGACCATCCGGAGGTCCTCTCCTTCCAGCGGCTGCTCTACACCACCGCCAGCCTGGAGTCCCGCCTGTCCCACTACAGCGACCGCGAGGTCGAGCTGCTCGCCGCCGCGCTGGAGGCGGAGTCGGTGCTGCCGTTCGCCGCCCGGCTGGCGGCCATCCACCTGGTGGCGGCCCGTCACGAGCTGGGGCGGGAGAACTGGCGGCGGCTCGACGCCGGGCAGAGCGCCGACGAGGCCCATCCGGCCGCCGTGGCCGATGCCGACCAGGCCTTCGGCATGCTCGCCGACGGCCTCGACCGCACCCTTCCCACAGCCCCGCCCACACCCGCCTGAGGCCCCGCCCGCCCCGCCCAAGCTCACCTGAGGCCCCGCCCGCACCCGCCTGAGGCCCCCGGGCCGAAGGCCCGGCGGCGTCACGCCATCAGCATCCGCCGCAGCTCGCGCGCCGCGCGCGGCGGAGCCACGTCCGTGCGGTGGGCCAGGGCGATCGTCCGGCGCAGCGGGGAGCCGGCCAGCAGGGTCACCCGCAGCCCCGGACCGGCACGGTCCACCACCATCGCCGGAACCACCGCGACACCGAGCCCCGCCCGGACGAAGCCCAGGACCGCGTCCATCTCGCCGCCCTCCACGGTGAAGACCGGCTCGAAGCCCTCCGCCCGGCAGGCCGCCACCGTGAGCTCCCGCAGGTCGTAGCCGTGCCGGAACATCACCATCGGCTCGTCCCGCAGCCCTGCGATGGTCAGTTCGCCGCCTCCGCCGGGCGCCGGCCGTTCCGCCGAGGAGACCACCACGAGGTCTTCCGTCAGCAGCTCCACCGTGGTCAGGGCCGGCGCCGAAGGAGGGAGCGGCAAGGCGATCAGGGCCAGGTCCAGGGCTCCGCGCGCGAGTTCCCGTACGAGGTCCAGCGAGCCGCTCTCCTCGATCAGCAGCTCGATCCCGGGATGCGCGTCATGGAAGGCCCGCAGCACGTCCGGGAGCAGGCCCGTGCAGATGCTGGGCGTGGCACCGAGCCGGACGCGGCCGCGCCGGAGCTGCGCGAGTTCCTGGACCTCCAGCCGCGCCGTGTCCGCGTCCGCCAGGATCCGCCGGGCCAGCGGCAGCAGCGCCTCACCCGCGTCGGTGAGCGCGATGTTGCCCCGGGCCCGGCTGAACAGCTCGGCCCCGAGTTCCCGTTCGAGCGCCTTGATCTGCTGCGAGAGCGAGGGCTGCGCCACGTGCACGCGCTCCGCGGCCCGGGTGAAGTGCAGGGTCTCGGCGACGGCCACGAAATACAGGAGCTGCTGGAACTGCATCAGCCCAGGCTACCGCCATCGATAGACACTCTCTATCGATATCAGCTCCATCATGTCTTGGACCTTTCAGGGTCCTCGTCCGTACCGTCGAGGACATGGCTCTGGCAACGCGGACGGATCGACGGCCGTCCATCACACGCACGATCTGGGACTCCTCCGTCGGCAAGAAGTCCGTGATGGCCGTCTCCGGTCTGATCATGCTCGGCTACCTCGTCGTGCACATGCTCGGAAACCTCAAGATCTTCTTCGGGGCGGACGAGTTCAACGGCTACGCCCACTGGCTGCGCACCCTCGGCTCGCCCTTCCTCCACCACGAGTGGGCCCTGTGGCTGGTCCGCGTGGGACTCCTCGCCGCCGTCGTCGCCCACGCCGTGTCCGCGTACCAGCTCAGCCGCCGCGACATCAAGGCCCGCCCGGTGAAGTACGCCCACAAGCGCCGCCGCGCGAGCTACGCCACCCGCACCATGCGCTGGGGCGGCGTCATCCTCGGCCTGTTCATCGTCTGGCACCTGCTCGACCTCACCACGCTCACCGTCAACGAGCGCGCCTGGTCCGGCCACCCGTACGAGAACGTCCTGTCGACGTTCTCCACCTGGTACGGGAACACCATCTACATCGTGGCCATGGCCGCCCTCGGACTGCATGTCCGCCACGGCTTCTGGAGCGCCGCACAGACCCTCGGCGCGGGCCGCGCCCGGCGCGAGCGGACGCTGAAGTTCCTGGCGGACGGCCTGGCCCTCGTCCTCTTCGCGGGATTCGTCTCCGTCCCCGTCGCCGTCATGACCGGAGTGGTGAGCTGACATGAGCAACGCCTACGCCCGTTTCACCACCGGCGAGCCCCTCGCCGACACCAAGGCCCCCGAGGGCCCCATCGCCGAACGCTGGGACCGCCGCCGCTTCGAGGCGAAGCTGGTCAACCCGGCCAACCGGCGCAAGCACACAGTGATCGTCGTCGGCACCGGCCTGGCGGGCGGTGCCGCCGGCGCGACTCTCGCCGAGCAGGGCTACCACGTGGTCCAGTTCTGCTTCAGCGATTCGCCGCGCCGCGCCCATTCCATCGCCGCCCAGGGCGGCATCAACGCCGCCAAGAACTACCGCAACGACGGCGACTCGGTGCACCGCCTCTTCTACGACACCGTCAAGGGCGGCGACTTCCGCGCCCGCGAGTCCAACGTCCACCGCCTCGCGCAGATCTCCGTGGAGATCATCGACCAGTGCGTGGCCCAGGGCGTTCCCTTCGCCCGCGAGTACGGCGGCCTCCTCGACACCCGCTCCTTCGGCGGCGTCCAGGTCTCCCGCACCTTCTACGCCCGGGGCCAGACCGGCCAGCAGCTCCTGCTCGGCGCCTACCAGGCGCTCTCCCGGCAGATCGCCGCCGGCAACGTCGAGATGCACGCCCGTACCGAGATGCTCGACCTGATCGTCGTCGAGGGCGTGGCCCGCGGCATCGTCGCCCGCGACCTGATCACCGGCGAGATCTCCACCCACTACGCCGACGCGGTGGTCCTCGCCAGCGGCGGCTACGGCAACGTCTTCTACCTCTCCACCAACGCCATGAACTCCAACGCGACCGCCGTCTGGCGGGCGCACCGGCGCGGCGCGTACTTCGCCAACCCCTGCTTCACCCAGATCCACCCCACCTGCATCCCGCGCACCGGCGACCACCAGTCCAAGCTCACCCTCATGAGCGAGTCCCTGCGCAACGACGGACGCATCTGGGTCCCCAAGGCCAAGGGCGACACCCGCGCCGCGGCCGACATCCCCGAGTCCGAGCGGGACTACTACCTGGAGCGGATCTACCCCTCCTTCGGCAACCTCGTGCCCCGCGACATCGCCTCCCGCGCCGCGAAGAACGTCTGCGACGAGGGCCGCGGCGTGGGCCCCGGCGGCCAGGGCGTCTACCTCGACTTCGCCGACGCCATCCGCCGCATGGGCCGCGACCAGGTCGCCGAGAAGTACGGCAACCTCTTCGACATGTACGAGCGGATCACCGCGGAGAACCCGTACGAGGTCCCCATGCGGATCTACCCCGCCGTCCACTACACGATGGGCGGCCTGTGGGTCGACTACGACCTCCAGACCACCGTCCCCGGCCTGTTCGCCATCGGCGAGGCCAACTTCTCCGACCACGGAGCCAACCGCCTCGGCGCCTCCGCGCTGATGCAGGGCCTCGCCGACGGCTACTTCGTCCTCCCCTCCACCATCAACGACTACCTCGCCCGCCACCCCCACCGGAGCACCGTCGACGACACCCACCCCGAGTCCGTGGCCGTCGTACGCGAGACCCGCGAGCGGCTCGCGAAGCTGCTCGCCGCCGACGGGGACCGCACCCCCGACTCCTTCCACCGCGAGATCGGCGAACTCATGTGGGAGTACTGCGGGATGGCCCGCAACGAGGAAGGGCTGCGCAAGGCGCTCGACCGGATCCCCGAGATCCGCGAGGAGTTCTGGCGCCGGATCAAGGTCCCGGGCAGCGGCGAGGAGTTCAACCAGTCGCTGGAGAAGGCCAACCGCATCGTCGACTACCTCGAACTCGCCGAGCTGATGTGCCTCGACGCCCTCGCCCGCGCCGAATCCTGCGGCGGCCACTTCCGCGAGGAGTCCCAGACCCCCGACGGCGAGGCGGCCCGCCAGGACGAGGCCTTCTCCTACGCCGCCGCCTGGGAGTTCACGGACACCGGAACCGCTCCCGTCCTGCACAAGGAAGACCTCGTCTTCGAGTACGTCCACCCCACCCAGCGGAGCTACGCATGAAGCTCACCCTGCGCGTCTGGCGCCAGCGCGGCGCCGACGCCCCCGGCCACATGGTCTCCTACGAGGTCGACGGCATCTCGAAGGAC encodes:
- a CDS encoding class F sortase — translated: MGEDETGQKRRYSPWGVLALVMLTGLAMVRNGVDVGDGPPQPTAASAVAVTSDQLPANPPTPPADMEVLEHSSVQRIRIPTINVDAPVMTVGLDAEGWIDAPPPQDRNLAGWYLNGISPGQRGSAVIVGHVDNAQGPAVFYGLGSLKPGNHIEVERYDGRTAVFEVYGVEVFSKEAFPGARVYGDTGHAELRVITCGGGYSKARGYDGNVVVFARMVEAR
- a CDS encoding putative bifunctional diguanylate cyclase/phosphodiesterase, producing the protein MAAAPASGSAAAPHGGIEDRIARFATIWGRAIFPVTATSLTRPEFERHLVPLTRTLTEALHARPFDASVAQQVGAELVAVHCTDPEALAGTLGVIESYLVLYCGPDGPEGSGVEGTEEYRSRCARLQHAIAAGYARALRERTLREQEAIARSALTARSDAQQALHASEERFRAVFEGAAVGIGIADLDGNVLEVNDTLLQMFGGLEGHVRSRNVSEWGHPDDTPHVWRMYGELVRGERESYRVEKPYYRHDGTVLWTNLTVSLLRDADGKPQYQLALMEDTTERRLLNLRLRYEATHDALTGLPNRTLFFERLEKALGGAGGDHYGLCYLDLDGFKAVNDSLGHSAGDRLLVEVADRLQSCATGPGEVVARLGGDEFVALTTGSDTEQKVTELAVRILTALSTPIRLEGRELTVRGSIGIVEGRAKERTPAEVLRSADITMYRAKAAGGNRFEFADAEADARAITRHGLTNALPAALERGEFFIEYQPLVHMRDGSVHGAEALVRWSHPQYGVLGPDRFIPLAERTGLIVPLGRWVLEEAVRQARIWQRQHGGAALRINVNLSPTQLHHPGLVADTVAVLEKSGLAPGALCLEVTESALIGADDELLEPLRRLAALGVDIALDDFGTGYSNLANLRRLPVSVLKLDRSFTQGMQQQPANPVDVKIVEGIVALAHSLELAVTVEGVETGAQAAQLRALGCDTAQGWYYARPGAPDRIHTLSLSDAVPTPS
- a CDS encoding TetR/AcrR family transcriptional regulator gives rise to the protein MENTTGLRESKKLRTRRQLADTALELFLERGFDAVSVADVAAAAEVSKPTLFRYFPTKEDLLLDRFADHQDEVARIVRERPAGRTPVAAVHAHFLTALAERDPITGLCDHPEVLSFQRLLYTTASLESRLSHYSDREVELLAAALEAESVLPFAARLAAIHLVAARHELGRENWRRLDAGQSADEAHPAAVADADQAFGMLADGLDRTLPTAPPTPA
- a CDS encoding succinate dehydrogenase, giving the protein MALATRTDRRPSITRTIWDSSVGKKSVMAVSGLIMLGYLVVHMLGNLKIFFGADEFNGYAHWLRTLGSPFLHHEWALWLVRVGLLAAVVAHAVSAYQLSRRDIKARPVKYAHKRRRASYATRTMRWGGVILGLFIVWHLLDLTTLTVNERAWSGHPYENVLSTFSTWYGNTIYIVAMAALGLHVRHGFWSAAQTLGAGRARRERTLKFLADGLALVLFAGFVSVPVAVMTGVVS
- a CDS encoding SAM-dependent methyltransferase — its product is MERPAWAPPGIDISVPSVSRIYDYYLGGSHNFEVDRQTARRAMEFMPGLPKIMQANRAFMRRAVRHAVAEGVTQFLDIGSGIPTFGNVHEIAQAASPQARVVYVDHDPVAVAHSRAVLTGDDQSDIVAADLRKPKEILDAPEVGRLLDLGRPVALLLVAVLHFLEDTDAPYAAVAELRDALAPGSMLILTHASYEGIPLTQETAAGTVGVYRDMRNPLVMRTREQISGFFDGFEMLEPGLVSMPDWRPDRPDEGEDGETPEDPYAFSGFGGVGRKA
- a CDS encoding FAD-dependent monooxygenase — its product is MNHTDVLIAGSGPTGLTLACGLAQRGFAVRVIERRTEPHRESRGKGLRAGSLAIFEELGMAEPLIAAGTAGVVLRKYFDGEHINDTPTPEDAGLLIGQWQTEEALRDRLAALGVHVEYGAELAGITQDEEGVRVELADGGVITARYLAGCDGGRSTTRKLLGIPFEGNGEKEPAMVIGDVRAPGLGRDVWHQWFTSEGGGMLLCPMPGTDSFQLQASPEQDEHGEPLPPSLESFQRIFDRCAGVPGVRLEDPTWLSSWRVNVRMATRMREGRVLLAGDAAHVHPIAGGLGMNTGIEDAAALGRALAAALSGPDADADAALDAYEAERLPVAAGVLADTAERYERVVEAVRTPGRGTEVGLE
- a CDS encoding DUF4239 domain-containing protein, yielding MSEWLVLSLAMAAACAVVLSIAFLNHRRIGDDDDPNETPDVIEYMTMMIGVIYAIVLGLAIAGVWEGRGAAQEYVRQEAQALHEISVRSEVYPAEVRKRIRSDVDAYVTYVVDTEWKRMADHGELSEHGGELLERIRRDVTDYEPQTDHEGQAYQPLVDQVAVVDDARSARGSSAGATMPGVVWFGLIVGALVTVGLIFTLQIRRSFREMLLAGLFSALIAFLLFLIWDFDAPFGRGISATAEPFSTQFPHLDLGG
- a CDS encoding LysR family transcriptional regulator — encoded protein: MQFQQLLYFVAVAETLHFTRAAERVHVAQPSLSQQIKALERELGAELFSRARGNIALTDAGEALLPLARRILADADTARLEVQELAQLRRGRVRLGATPSICTGLLPDVLRAFHDAHPGIELLIEESGSLDLVRELARGALDLALIALPLPPSAPALTTVELLTEDLVVVSSAERPAPGGGGELTIAGLRDEPMVMFRHGYDLRELTVAACRAEGFEPVFTVEGGEMDAVLGFVRAGLGVAVVPAMVVDRAGPGLRVTLLAGSPLRRTIALAHRTDVAPPRAARELRRMLMA